Proteins from a single region of Budorcas taxicolor isolate Tak-1 chromosome 7, Takin1.1, whole genome shotgun sequence:
- the ZBTB7A gene encoding zinc finger and BTB domain-containing protein 7A isoform X1 — protein MGSRTEPTPFQLGDFALEVSARKMAGGVDGPIGIPFPDHSSDILSGLNEQRTQGLLCDVVILVEGREFPTHRSVLAACSQYFKKLFTSGAVVDQQNVYEIDFVSAEALTALMDFAYTATLTVSTANVGDILSAARLLEIPAVSHVCADLLDRQILAADAGADAGQLDLVDQIDQRNLLRAKEYLEFFQTNPMNSLPATAAASFPWSAFGASDDDLDATKEAVAAAVAAVAAGDCNGLDFYGPGPPAERPSAGDGDEGDSNPGLWPERDEDAPAGGLFPTPVVPPSTATQNGHYGRGGEEEAASLSEAAPEPGDSPGFLSGAAEGEDADGADADGLAASTLLQQMMSSVGRAGATTAGDSDEESRADDKGVVDYYLKYFSGAHDGDVYPAWSQKVEKKIRAKAFQKCPICEKVIQGAGKLPRHIRTHTGEKPYECNICKVRFTRQDKLKVHMRKHTGEKPYLCQQCGAAFAHNYDLKNHMRVHTGLRPYQCDSCCKTFVRSDHLHRHLKKDGCNGVPSRRGRKPRVRGGALGGADPAPASGAPVPPPPGAPAPPGSPEDDTAAAARRNGQEKHFKDEDEEEDEASPDGLGRLNVASAAGGGDGGSRATTADGSFAAGLA, from the exons ATGGGTTCAAGGACGGAGCCCACTCCTTTCCAACTGGGTGACTTCGCACTTGAA GTCTCGGCGCGGAAGATGGCCGGCGGCGTGGACGGCCCCATCGGGATCCCGTTCCCCGACCACAGCAGTGACATCCTGAGCGGACTCAACGAGCAGCGGACGCAGGGCCTGCTGTGTGACGTGGTGATCCTGGTAGAGGGCCGCGAGTTCCCCACGCACCGCTCGGTGCTAGCCGCCTGCAGCCAGTACTTCAAGAAGTTGTTCACATCAGGCGCCGTGGTGGACCAGCAGAACGTGTACGAGATCGACTTCGTCAGCGCTGAGGCGCTCACGGCCCTCATGGACTTCGCCTACACGGCCACACTCACTGTCAGCACGGCCAACGTGGGCGACATCCTCAGTGCTGCCCGCCTGCTCGAGATCCCCGCTGTGAGCCACGTGTGCGCTGACCTCCTCGACCGGCAGATCCTGGCAGCCGACGCAGGCGCCGATGCCGGGCAGCTGGACCTCGTAGATCAAATTGATCAGCGAAACCTCCTTCGCGCCAAGGAGTACCTCGAGTTCTTCCAGACCAATCCCATGAACAGCCTGCCCGCCACCGCGGCTGCCTCCTTCCCATGGTCTGCCTTTGGCGCATCCGACGATGACCTGGATGCCACCAAGGAGGCTGTGGCGGCCGCCGTGGCCGCCGTGGCTGCTGGCGACTGCAATGGCTTGGATTTCTACGGGCCCGGCCCCCCGGCTGAGCGGCCTTCGGCCGGGGATGGGGATGAGGGCGACAGCAACCCAGGTCTGTGGCCAGAGCGGGATGAGGACGCCCCGGCAGGGGGCCTCTTCCCAACCCCCGTGGTCCCACCATCCACCGCCACGCAGAACGGCCACTACGgccggggcggggaggaggaggcagcctcACTGTCGGAGGCAGCCCCGGAGCCAGGCGACTCTCCGGGTTTCCTGTCGGGCGCAGCTGAGGGCGAGGATGCGGACGGGGCTGACGCGGACGGGCTGGCGGCCAGCACGCTGCTGCAGCAGATGATGTCGTCGGTGGGCCGGGCGGGGGCGACCACAGCGGGGGACAGCGATGAGGAGTCACGGGCGGACGACAAAGGTGTTGTGGACTACTACCTGAAGTACTTCAGCGGCGCCCACGACGGGGACGTCTACCCGGCCTGGTCACAGAAGGTGGAGAAGAAGATCCGGGCCAAGGCCTTCCAGAAGTGCCCCATCTGCGAGAAGGTCATCCAGGGTGCCGGCAAGCTGCCGCGCCACATCCGGACccacacgggcgagaagccctACGAGTGTAACATCTGCAAGGTCCGATTCACCAG GCAGGACAAGCTCAAGGTGCACATGAGGAAGCACACGGGCGAGAAGCCGTACCTGTGCCAGCAGTGCGGGGCGGCCTTTGCGCACAACTACGACCTGAAGAACCACATGCGCGTGCACACCGGCCTGCGGCCTTACCAGTGTGACAGCTGCTGCAAGACGTTCGTGCGCTCCGACCATCTGCACAGACACCTCAAGAAGGACGGCTGCAATGGCGTGCCCTCCCGCCGTGGCCGCAAGCCCCGCGTGCGGGGCGGGGCGCTCGGGGGGGCCGACCCCGCTCCAGCCTCGGGGGCCCCCGTGCCCCCACCGCCtggcgcccccgccccgcccggctcgCCGGAAGATGacaccgccgccgccgcgcggCGCAATGGCCAGGAGAAGCACTTTAAGGacgaggacgaggaggaggacgAGGCCAGCCCCGATGGCCTGGGCAGGTTGAATGTAGCGAGCGCCGCAGGGGGAGGCGACGGGGGCTCCAGGGCCACCACCGCCGACGGCAGCTTCGCGGCCGGACTCGcttga
- the ZBTB7A gene encoding zinc finger and BTB domain-containing protein 7A isoform X2: protein MAGGVDGPIGIPFPDHSSDILSGLNEQRTQGLLCDVVILVEGREFPTHRSVLAACSQYFKKLFTSGAVVDQQNVYEIDFVSAEALTALMDFAYTATLTVSTANVGDILSAARLLEIPAVSHVCADLLDRQILAADAGADAGQLDLVDQIDQRNLLRAKEYLEFFQTNPMNSLPATAAASFPWSAFGASDDDLDATKEAVAAAVAAVAAGDCNGLDFYGPGPPAERPSAGDGDEGDSNPGLWPERDEDAPAGGLFPTPVVPPSTATQNGHYGRGGEEEAASLSEAAPEPGDSPGFLSGAAEGEDADGADADGLAASTLLQQMMSSVGRAGATTAGDSDEESRADDKGVVDYYLKYFSGAHDGDVYPAWSQKVEKKIRAKAFQKCPICEKVIQGAGKLPRHIRTHTGEKPYECNICKVRFTRQDKLKVHMRKHTGEKPYLCQQCGAAFAHNYDLKNHMRVHTGLRPYQCDSCCKTFVRSDHLHRHLKKDGCNGVPSRRGRKPRVRGGALGGADPAPASGAPVPPPPGAPAPPGSPEDDTAAAARRNGQEKHFKDEDEEEDEASPDGLGRLNVASAAGGGDGGSRATTADGSFAAGLA, encoded by the exons ATGGCCGGCGGCGTGGACGGCCCCATCGGGATCCCGTTCCCCGACCACAGCAGTGACATCCTGAGCGGACTCAACGAGCAGCGGACGCAGGGCCTGCTGTGTGACGTGGTGATCCTGGTAGAGGGCCGCGAGTTCCCCACGCACCGCTCGGTGCTAGCCGCCTGCAGCCAGTACTTCAAGAAGTTGTTCACATCAGGCGCCGTGGTGGACCAGCAGAACGTGTACGAGATCGACTTCGTCAGCGCTGAGGCGCTCACGGCCCTCATGGACTTCGCCTACACGGCCACACTCACTGTCAGCACGGCCAACGTGGGCGACATCCTCAGTGCTGCCCGCCTGCTCGAGATCCCCGCTGTGAGCCACGTGTGCGCTGACCTCCTCGACCGGCAGATCCTGGCAGCCGACGCAGGCGCCGATGCCGGGCAGCTGGACCTCGTAGATCAAATTGATCAGCGAAACCTCCTTCGCGCCAAGGAGTACCTCGAGTTCTTCCAGACCAATCCCATGAACAGCCTGCCCGCCACCGCGGCTGCCTCCTTCCCATGGTCTGCCTTTGGCGCATCCGACGATGACCTGGATGCCACCAAGGAGGCTGTGGCGGCCGCCGTGGCCGCCGTGGCTGCTGGCGACTGCAATGGCTTGGATTTCTACGGGCCCGGCCCCCCGGCTGAGCGGCCTTCGGCCGGGGATGGGGATGAGGGCGACAGCAACCCAGGTCTGTGGCCAGAGCGGGATGAGGACGCCCCGGCAGGGGGCCTCTTCCCAACCCCCGTGGTCCCACCATCCACCGCCACGCAGAACGGCCACTACGgccggggcggggaggaggaggcagcctcACTGTCGGAGGCAGCCCCGGAGCCAGGCGACTCTCCGGGTTTCCTGTCGGGCGCAGCTGAGGGCGAGGATGCGGACGGGGCTGACGCGGACGGGCTGGCGGCCAGCACGCTGCTGCAGCAGATGATGTCGTCGGTGGGCCGGGCGGGGGCGACCACAGCGGGGGACAGCGATGAGGAGTCACGGGCGGACGACAAAGGTGTTGTGGACTACTACCTGAAGTACTTCAGCGGCGCCCACGACGGGGACGTCTACCCGGCCTGGTCACAGAAGGTGGAGAAGAAGATCCGGGCCAAGGCCTTCCAGAAGTGCCCCATCTGCGAGAAGGTCATCCAGGGTGCCGGCAAGCTGCCGCGCCACATCCGGACccacacgggcgagaagccctACGAGTGTAACATCTGCAAGGTCCGATTCACCAG GCAGGACAAGCTCAAGGTGCACATGAGGAAGCACACGGGCGAGAAGCCGTACCTGTGCCAGCAGTGCGGGGCGGCCTTTGCGCACAACTACGACCTGAAGAACCACATGCGCGTGCACACCGGCCTGCGGCCTTACCAGTGTGACAGCTGCTGCAAGACGTTCGTGCGCTCCGACCATCTGCACAGACACCTCAAGAAGGACGGCTGCAATGGCGTGCCCTCCCGCCGTGGCCGCAAGCCCCGCGTGCGGGGCGGGGCGCTCGGGGGGGCCGACCCCGCTCCAGCCTCGGGGGCCCCCGTGCCCCCACCGCCtggcgcccccgccccgcccggctcgCCGGAAGATGacaccgccgccgccgcgcggCGCAATGGCCAGGAGAAGCACTTTAAGGacgaggacgaggaggaggacgAGGCCAGCCCCGATGGCCTGGGCAGGTTGAATGTAGCGAGCGCCGCAGGGGGAGGCGACGGGGGCTCCAGGGCCACCACCGCCGACGGCAGCTTCGCGGCCGGACTCGcttga